From the genome of Dehalococcoidia bacterium, one region includes:
- a CDS encoding helix-turn-helix transcriptional regulator yields MEKVDLSKESIGQRIKRARRWIDMTQGELAQKLDLSPSGISNIETGERRVDLDMLPRIVEATGQSLLYFLGLEPLNETPEGFERGPSGTSLDEDEAEDVAACLIA; encoded by the coding sequence GTGGAGAAAGTGGATCTTAGTAAAGAATCCATAGGCCAGCGAATCAAGAGAGCTCGTCGGTGGATCGATATGACTCAAGGGGAGTTGGCGCAGAAACTGGACCTAAGCCCAAGCGGAATATCGAATATTGAAACTGGAGAGAGAAGGGTTGACCTTGACATGCTGCCAAGGATAGTAGAAGCGACAGGGCAGAGTCTGCTCTATTTTCTCGGGTTGGAACCTTTGAACGAAACACCAGAGGGTTTTGAACGTGGGCCAAGTGGTACATCACTCGATGAGGATGAGGCTGAAGATGTGGCGGCCTGCCTTATTGCTTGA